The Acropora muricata isolate sample 2 unplaced genomic scaffold, ASM3666990v1 scaffold_756, whole genome shotgun sequence DNA window tacttacaagctaattgaggccaaaggtttcatggaagcgaaaaaatgaaacaaagagaagatacaGATTTTTACATGATAAATTGTAGAGACCTTCTTGTATCTgatcctttctgtttgctttccagctAAGGGAAGTCATTatgcaatgtttctttttagattataagaaagttgaccatgacgcgaattgtttttcgttaccTCCATATGTACGCTCGACAggtataaagaaaaaaaaaacagtgtgcaactgtcagcaatgataggtactaataGCCCTTTTGCAGGACCTTAGTGaccgaaataaccaacttatgctgttaaatggtgctctccttgttgttaacacaaacaccacaatcctaaacaagtcgtaagtactttaacatttgagttggaaagacgctTAAAAGTGAAgtttgatgaggttggacttttgctccgacatttgtatgggtataatttagTTTGTTTATTAAAACCGGTCACTCCTTTAAAGTTACCAGGATGaatgaacttagtgaggattagttgttgctttgaaaacacacgccatttgacacaaaccaaaggaagaagccttgatAAGATGGAAGCGCCTCCACTCAAAGAATAGAAGAggggatttattgcgcactctaaacaattcacttaaaaggtaaagctgctaaGGAGCCTTTATCCAGGGATTTTTatgttcacttttattcaaataaagtcaaagataacaagagaagaaggtcacgcatacttacgccctaattgaggccaaaagtttcgTCGAAGCGAcgaaatcaagaaaagaaaagataagtTGCAGAGAGTTTTTTCCGTGAGTTCCTTTCTGTTTGTCTTCCAGTTAAGGTTACTCACttgcaatgtttctttctagattataaggaAGTTGACTATGaaacgaattgtttttcgttaactccctATATACTCTCCAcacacattaaaaaaaaaaaaaaacagtgtggaactgtcagcaatgataggtactaatcgcctttttgcaagaccttggtcaccaaaataaccaacttatgctgttatcTGGTGCTCTCCTCGTTGTTAAAACAAACACTACAATCCTACACAAGCCGTAAGTACTTTAGCATTTCAGTTAGAAAGACCATTAAAAGTGAaagttgatgaggttggacttttgctccgacatttgtatgggtataattcagtttgtttctttaaACCAGCCATTCCCTTAGGGAAACCAGGACGCTTGAACATAGTGAGGATtagttcttgctttgaaaacacacgccatttgacacaaaccaaaggaagaaccCTCGATGAGACTaaagcgcctccactaaaagtatcgACGAGAGGATTAATCGTGCAATCTAAACACTTTGCTTAAatggtaaagctgctgaggaccCCTTAtttagggctgtttatgttcgctcttatgcaaataaagtcaaagacaAACAAGAACAGGAGATCGCacatacttaccatctaattgaggccaaagatttcatggaagcgacaaaatgaaacaaagagaacatAGACATTATAAGATGATAAGCTGTAGAAgacttcttccgtgtgttcctttctatttgctttccagttaaggtaagttaCTTGAcattgtttctttctagattataaggaagttgactatgacacgaattgtttttcgtcaactccacatgtactctccacacgcaaaaaaaaaaaaacagtgtgcaactgttaACAATGATAAGTACTAATAACCTTTTTCCAAGACCGTGGTCACTGAAATAACCAACtgatgctgttaactggtgctctccttgtttttaacacaaacaccacagtcCTAAATAAGTCGTaggtactttaacatttgagtcggaaagacgattaaaagtaaattttgatgaggttggacttttgctcagacatttgtatgggtataattcagtttgtttcttaaaaccagccactccctTAGGGAAACCAGGATGCTTCAACATAGGATGGATTAgttgttcctttgaaaaaacacgccatttgacacaaaccaaaggaagaagcctcgatgagactgaagcgctTCACTAAAAGTATGGACGAGAGGATTAATCTTGCAATCTAAACACTTTGCTTAAAATggaaagctgctgaggagcccttatctagggctgtttatgttcggtttttttcaaataaattaaacggtaaacaagaaaagtagcATACTGaccagctaattgaggccaaatgTTTCATGGAAGCGGTAAATTGAAACAAGGAGAACATAGACAATATCACATTATAAATTGTAGAGAGTTTCGTCTCTGTgatcctttctgtttgctttccagtgaaggtaagtcactttacaatatttctttctagattataagaaagttgactatgacacgaattgttttttgttaactccACATACactctccacacgcataaaaaaaacagtgtccaactgtcagcaatgataggtagtATATTGTCTTTTTGCAGGACCTTGGTCACCGAAAttaccaacttatgctgttaacacaaacaccacaatcctaaacaaatcgtaagaactttattatcacatggaaagacgattaaaaaaGAAGGTTGATGAGGGTGGACTTTTCCTCCAAGATTTGTATGGGTATGAATCAGTTGGTTTCTTAAAacaagccactcctttaaggttaccaggacgcttGAACATACtaaggattagttgttgctttaaaaacacacgcaaTTTGTCACATAGCAAAGaaagaagcctcgatgagactaaAGCGGCTCCaataaaagtatggatgagaggatttattttgcactctaaacacttcacttaaaaggtagagctgctgaggagcccttatctagggctgtttatgtttgCTTTTatacaaataaagtcaaagataaacaagaaaagcaggttacgcatacttacaagctaattgaggccaaaggtttcatggaagcgaaaaaatgaaacaaagagaagatacaGATTTTTACATGATAAATTGTAGAGACCTTCTTGTATCTgatcctttctgtttgctttccagctAAGGGAAGTCATTATGCAATGTTTCGTtttagattataagaaagttgaccatgacgcgaattgtttttcgttaccTCCATATGTACGCTCGACAggtataaagaaaaaaaaaaacagtgtgcaactgtcagcaatgataggtactaataGCCCTTTTGCAGGACCTTAGTGaccgaaataaccaacttatgctgttaaatggtgctctccttgttgttaacacaaacaccacaatcctaaacaagtcgtaagtactttaacatttgagttggaaagacgctTAAGAggcattgtctgagaaagtgttccaggtCAAAAAAGTGGGGGTCAACCGATTTCATTCAAACTTATCCCAGAGGTTATACTTGGTCAGATATTACAAAATACAGTTTGGTTTTGCTTTCTGGCATTTTGCTATGAAGTTACGAGGGGGATACCATTTGTGGCCCTTAGACCAGGAATTTCCCTTGTTTCAGAGGTGTATGTTGTCATGACTATCGAACTTAACATAAACAAAGCCTGGGATTATAAAATGTGTGGTCACTATCTACTACAAATACCCTTTCCTATAAACTGTGTGTTGTTTCTATAACTTTGCCTGGATGAGCAGGGGCTGGCACTAGTTCTTGGCAATATttgtgaaagaagaaaccattgaaaattaccacattctagaaattaatattttttaactgcAGCAGCACCTGAAAAGAGTATCACTACTAGAGGTGACCTTGGCCCTAGTACTCTCAAAATCAGTTAAGAAAAAATTGGGGACTTAgctataaaaagtttttctggGCCATTTATAATGCATAGTGACAGAGAATCTTTAGGACTGAAAGATACATTTAccattactaaatctacagctCTTGCAAAAGCAATAGCACAAAACATTTATATTTGCACGCCAGGTATAtctaattatttaaaaaaaaaaaacatctcatttGTTGAAAATTACGGTATAGAGGTCTTTGAAAGGCCTTTTAAAGACATGTTGGGAGACCTAAAAGAGCATATTTTGAACTATTTTGAATCATTTATTACTACGAATAACTCAGGCAGCTCAAAAAAGTTTCTAACATGTTTTATAATACTCCTAGATTGTTGAAGGTGCGATTTTGTTTACCTACATACAGTTCCATGAGCCCTGACACTGGCTATTAGGCTAAAAATGGTCTGCCaaaaacttgcaaccttgaaagaCCAAGCCTATTGTTTCAGCGGATCGTTCATGGCCAGCGAGCGAAACTGAGAACTAGACTTCCTCACAAATAACCTCCTAGAGTCACGAATCCGCATAGCTGAAAAGTCCCGCATAGGAGTAATACATAAGCTTTTGTTGTATGTAGCTCACTCGAAAATCCAGTGTAAATTTCGCAGGAAATAAAAGCCATGTTTCATCACACAAACCCAACCAAGTTAAGTAAGAGATAGGATTTGTAGAAAGGAGAACTATTTGAATCGCCCACGATTACCAAACAGTAAACGGCCAAGTAAACGAACTCAAATGATGATGATCGGTCTCTACATGGCAGCCATCTTGGCAAAGATCCTGGACGGGAAAAGAAGGAATCTGGGACGagcaatttcattgttttggataATAAGGAAGATGGAAGCATATTGCTCGTTTGGCAACTATTCAGATCCATGCGGTGCTGTAAAATGGGCTCCTCAAGACAAAAAATTCGTACCATTACTGAGCTGCACAGTCGATCTTAGTGGATGGATAAAAAACAAGTACAAGGGCTCCGGCGCATCGGGTATCAGAGGCCGACCAGCAGCAACTAGCTCGTTGTCTGGCGCCGGTAAGTGGAAGAATATAGTGTGTGCATAACGTGTAGTAAATATGATATTTCTATTTGTGTTACCTACCATgtaaaaattatattttcattACTTCGTGAggagttaaacatattttcgctggaattgtcaatttttatttcctgatcAGCCAAATAAAGATGAGTAGTAATTCTCTTTTGAAGCATCGGCCCTTCACATATGTTGTTTTGATATGTTCTGACAATGCATCTCCTGTTTCTTTTCTACCTCTGTTCAGAGAGCAAAACTAGAAATTTTCATAAACCTGGGACTTATGACTGAAGGTTTGCAGTAATAACAGTTTTAGAATCGcgctaattttaattttgccaaGTTCTTTTGATAAGTGCTTTCCAACTGGGTATTTTTTTAGTAAGAAATACGATATTCaattatgtaattttttttttttattgacctAAGTGTGCTTTTTTCTTAACAGTGATATATCTTCGTAAATAACTGTTTGTAAATGTCACATTTACAAACACACCATTCATTTACTCGGAGTGAATAAAATTGTTTCTTAGttgctaaataaaaaaaagtcttttcgcATTACAAAAGATGCCAATCCTCAAAATATTCTCCTTTGTGGTACAAAACCTTTATATGCCATTTTTGAGCGGTGAAAGACGTGAGATCACAGTagtttgattttaaaattattcaaGTGTGATAAATTGGCCTGGCTAGTCACGGTAGATCACAAGTCAGGCACGAGAAATTGGTTGGGTATCATGACACACGAGCTCAAAATCCCCATTTTCTGCCTGATTGTGTGAGGATCACACCAAGGGTGTGATAGTTGGTAGGGATAATCTTCACTACTGCGGTCTGCGACAAAACTCCTCCTCATACATAGATTTGCCGGTACCTTGGGCTGCTCTCCCGTCCCGTCCCTTCCCGTCCCGTTCCTTTACAAATCCTGTGAACCAACATCGTAGAAGGGCAGGGGAGCGAGATGCGTCTCAACCTTTTTGTCGTAGACTGTACGTAGTAGTAATTTGGGCAACGGACAGTTTCCTATTCTTCTTATCAGAAAATCAAGTCATTTCGGAATGTGAGCTGATATTAAACGAAGGAGGAACATATGAAAAAGGTAGTATGTCCTAAACATCGCGACGCTTTTTCGGCCCAAGGTAATTTTTATTAGCTGCAACAGCAACTTTGTTTAGAAAATGATTCCGTATTAACATTTCTACATTGCATCAGGAATATTAGCGTACATTACATGATTGCAGACTGGCAAAATACTGACTATTTGCGTCATCTACTATTTTCAGGAGAGCTGCTGTCACCCTCATCATAAAAGCGGACGCTCATCTAAGATGAAGCGAGTCACCAGGTTTTTGAAAACCACACGGCGTATCAAGAAAACCATGTCAGATAGTATACTTCAGCAAACAGGGGTGGTTGTTCCTATTGGCTctggtaactttttttttaacagatgtTAGTTGAAATTAGATGGAAGCTAAAATCAGGCATGTTAGCTGGAATTAACCATCGCATCATATTAGTGTAGGCACAACAGGATAAAAGCAGTAAGATAGGCCTGGACTCCTATGCTCATAAGAGCGAAAAACTAGATTTTTGGGCAGACCATTGCCTTTTTTCAAGCTAACCCAACCTAATCCTATTTTGTTCACAGTTATATGTCGCACGTGTCGAGGCTTGGCCTCTGCGTCTCAACCAGCAATAAGTACAGGTACATCTCCTGAACTTTCACCCGAGTCAACCATTAACCCTCTTTCAAGGCAGTTAGGAAAATCCAACGTGTGTCATTCGGCTCGGTGCTGTCAGCACCAACTAGCTCATCGCAAGAGGACGAAACAACTGTCTACCTTCCAGAAGAGGAGCGAAGAAAAATCAACCTCGATGCATTAAATTATGCCCTGGGCGTTATATCCGAAGGTAAGGTACAACCCATACCGCACTACCTCGGTCTAGCATGGAATACCCTTTCTTGCGCTGCGAAAGAAGAGCACACCAGGAATGCAATGGAAGCAGTATCGCTAGTTTTAAGAGCTCTAGCACCTTCACTGTGGGAGGCTGTAACTGAGTCACGCCAATTGTCAACTGGTTGCGATGTGAAGGAGGATGTCGCATTAGAGGCTATTTTGCTGGCTTACAGAGAATGCATGAATAGGGCCACAAAAACACAGATCTTGTCTCTGATAAGTGATAAGTACAGTCAATCTGAGCTTCAAGAATTGTTACCTGAAATTTCGCTGAGACAGATAAAGAATGTTAGAAAGCATGCTGAAAGGGTTGGCCGAGGAGAGATAACGACAAAAGAGCCAATACACGGTTGTCGTTTGGATATGAAAAAAGTAAAGGGATTCATAGACTTTATCTCTAGATCCACTTTTCTGCAAGATGTTGCGTTTGGTACAAAGGTTCTGAAGCTGTCAAGTGGAGAATCTATTCTAATACCAGCTCTAGCTCAATGACTGCAACAAAGATTATACATTTATACCAAGACGAGTGTGCACGAGAGGATGAGAATGCCTCAGGGGAAAGAACCTGCTATCGGATTATTGAAGTATGCTCTGCATCGAAGCAAAAATCTCTGCAAGGGTTAGATACCACCGCCACTGCAGGAACGGAAGCTTTTGAACTGCTAGAGTCACTAGTAGGGCAACTCTCTAGTAATGGAGCAGGTGCTGAATGGGGAAGGCAGACGGTGAAGGCACAGAGATCAGGAAAGATGTATCTTAAAGGTGAATACAAGAGCCATCTTGGACCACATGAACAGTGTCCAGATCACTGTACTGTTTTCGCACTATCCGATCCACACATAAGTGAACTTTCTGCTGCTTGTAATCACGAACATTCATTGTTGTGTGCAGACTGTCAGAACATAAAGATGGTATTAGAAGgtaacagggagaagattgaaGATGAGAAGTTAGATCTTACACACGATCAGCGTGAGAGAGCTGTGTGGGAATATGAGCACGCGGTAGTTGAAATAGAGGCGTGGAAAACGCACCTTTTAAGAGCATTTCATCAAGACCTAGCGAGACTGGACGCCCTCAGTAGTTTAGATGAGGAAACAGTCATTGTGATAAATGATTGGGCGATGAAGTTTTTGCCAATGAGATTTAGAGAAACACAATCTCAATGGTTTGGCAAGCGTGGCATCAGCTGGCATTTTTCTGCAGTTATCCATCTGGCAAACCATCCTGACTGCCAGTGTACAACTACCAGTATGAATGGTTTCAAGATCCACACCTGTATTGTGGTTTTAGATTCATGCAAGCAGGACTGGTTTGCAGTGTCATGCATACTAGAGGAGGTACTGTCAGTAGTGAAGGCAAGCCACCCCACCGTAACACAGGCAAACGTCAGGAGTGATAATGCGGGCTGTTATCACTGTACGGCCCTTCTGACCACTATCAACAATAGCAGCAACAGAAGTGGAATTGAAGTGAAGAGATACGACTTTTCGGAACCTCAAGCCGGAAAAGATCTATGCGATAGGAAGATTGCGCCCTGTAAACAACGATTGAGAAATTACGTGTCTGAGAACCACAACATAGAAAATGCCCGTGACATCAAGAAAGGCCTGGAGTCACCACCTGCTATGGATTGTACTAGAGTAGCCGTTTGCAAAATCGACTCGAGCAAAGTATGCCCTAGTATTGCAAACAATAAGATTACTGGTATCTTAAAGTTTAACAACTTTTCCTATGACGAGGGTGGCGTAAGGGTCTGGCAAGCGTATGGAATCGGTGAAGGAGTGTATTTCGATGAATTTGAAGCTAAACAGGATGTGTCCGGGCTCAAGTGGGATGAGGAGTGGTTGGCTGCAGTCGAGAAGGAGAGAAAACAGGCAAAACCCAAGTCAAATGGAAGCACACGAGATCCTGGCAGCACCTACTCATGCTTGGATCCTGCGTGTATCCTGACTTTTGATTCAATTCAAGATGCAGAGGACCATATGCTTTTGGATACAGGTGAACATGTGTTTACTCCGGAGAATGAGAAGATATACGATACGGTGAAAAGGCAGTGGGCAGCAGTTTCGACAACAGTAAAAGGAAAGAATGAGAAGTTAGGGGAGGCGGCATATGGAGAGGGACAAGGATCGGGGGCAACAAAAGGCTGGGCacttaaaaaacagaaagctgcTGTAAGGATATCACAAGACGTGAAAAGCTATCTCACGCGCGTATTCAATGAAGGGACTAGGCAAGATAAAGCGAAGCCGGCAGTGATTGCagaagaaatcaaaagaaagttCTCGAGAGAGGAGTGGTTAGAAACCCAGACCATAAAGGGCTTTTTCTCTCGGTTGGCAGCGGAACAGAAGGGCCAAGTGGTCGAAGAAGAATTCTTTGACGCCGATGGTCAGGAGTCCAGAGCGCTTGAACGAGAAGCCCTACTTCAAGAGTTAGTTGATGAAACTCAACGAGAAATTGACTTACAGCACCCCATCACATTTAAGAACTTCAACTTGTGCTTACTACTAAGTAAAAAAAGGCTTTCAGACgctttgaaaaagttaaaactCTATGATTTGAGGGAAATGCAAGAGGGCCTCAAACGGCCTAAACGTAGAGATCAATGGACCATCATCGCGGAAAGCTACCTATATAGAACCACTTGTGAACTTAGTAAAATCCTGCAGCTGCTGTCATTAGAGAAAAGTGCTGAGCATAATTGGAGACCTACTgattatttatgttattttattcattcattcatttgtttatatatttACTGAATTGACAACATAAACACGCACACTCTTATGTCGTGTTACTCCATGAGAGAAAACTCGTCCCAAGCTCCTGCTCCCGTCCTAGATGGCTGCCACGTAGAAGCCGATTGACTTTCTTTACTTGGCCGCACTCCTTCATTACTACTTCGCAATGGTGGGTGCCTCAAATACTGCATGCTACTTTCTGCAAAGGCCAAATCTTACTCAATCTGGTCGAGTTTGTGTGATACAATACGGCCATTATTTTCTGTGAAACTTACACTACATACTCGAGTAAGCTGTGTGCAACATAAACGTAACTTAAGCTTATCTATTAGTCCTAGTAGCGAAAAGACTATGCAGGACTTTTCAGCTATACGGATTTGTGACTCTACAAGATTATTTGTGATGGACTCTGGTTCTCAGTTTGGCTCACTGGCCATGAATGATCCGCTGAAACAATAGGCTTGGtctttcaaggttgcaagtttttGGCAGACCATTTTTAGCCTAATAGCCAGTGTCAGGGCTCATGGAACTGTATGTAGGTAACAAAATCGCGCCTTCAACAGTCTAGGAGTATTATAAAACATGTTACAAACTTTTTTGAGCCGCTTGAGTTATTCGTAGTAATAAATGATTCAAAATAGT harbors:
- the LOC136908220 gene encoding uncharacterized protein; protein product: MKFLPMRFRETQSQWFGKRGISWHFSAVIHLANHPDCQCTTTSMNGFKIHTCIVVLDSCKQDWFAVSCILEEVLSVVKASHPTVTQANVRSDNAGCYHCTALLTTINNSSNRSGIEVKRYDFSEPQAGKDLCDRKIAPCKQRLRNYVSENHNIENARDIKKGLESPPAMDCTRVAVCKIDSSKVCPSIANNKITGILKFNNFSYDEGGVRVWQAYGIGEGVYFDEFEAKQDVSGLKWDEEWLAAVEKERKQAKPKSNGSTRDPGSTYSCLDPACILTFDSIQDAEDHMLLDTGEHVFTPENEKIYDTVKRQWAAVSTTVKGKNEKLGEAAYGEGQGSGATKGWALKKQKAAVRISQDVKSYLTRVFNEGTRQDKAKPAVIAEEIKRKFSREEWLETQTIKGFFSRLAAEQKGQVVEEEFFDADGQESRALEREALLQELVDETQREIDLQHPITFKNFNLCLLLIKSSRNKENNRNASRRHACTTPTPVKAVPRLYGGVPGSGRNAGVLADLEPPRGPYPLADFYPPPRIWTP